A region of the Pseudoprevotella muciniphila genome:
TCGAAGAAGTCATCAGAGGTTTCAATATGATTCTCGATGGCGAAGTGGACGACCTCCCCGAACAGGCATTCATGAATGTGGGTACTATCGACGACGCTATTGCCAAAGGCAAGAAACTTCTTGAGAATGCTAAAGCCTAAAATTCTTTGACATGCTGAACGTTACAGTTGTCTCACCAGAAAAGACATTATTTGCCGGTCAGGTGGATAGCGTCTTTGTCCCTGGCAAAAAGGGTAAATTTGAAATTCTTCAAAACCATGCCCCGATAGTCTCCATCCTTACTGAAGGCATTGTGAGATGTGTGGGTAGTGAAACTTTTGAAATTGCCATCAAAGCAGGTTTTGTAGAAGTTTCAAACAACGAAGTATCTGTTTGCATTGAAGTCTAAAATGACGAAAGTTCTCAAATCGGCAGGGATTTTAGCGATTATCTTCTTCATTGCAGGTCCTCTCCTACTCTTGATAGAAAAATCGTTTATTACGATTGAGGCTTCCCAGCAGGCACTGCCAATAGCAATCATTGCATGCATATACTTTTTTGCAGCCATGACTGATATATGCATCTGCGAGAAGTTGAGAAGGACAGACAGCAAGATGCTAATGGG
Encoded here:
- the atpC gene encoding ATP synthase F1 subunit epsilon, with amino-acid sequence MLNVTVVSPEKTLFAGQVDSVFVPGKKGKFEILQNHAPIVSILTEGIVRCVGSETFEIAIKAGFVEVSNNEVSVCIEV